A genomic segment from Zygotorulaspora mrakii chromosome 1, complete sequence encodes:
- the MRP51 gene encoding mitochondrial 37S ribosomal protein bS1m (similar to Saccharomyces cerevisiae MRP51 (YPL118W); ancestral locus Anc_8.613) codes for MSSSQLAQLLRGSRLSHVPRSSKPFVSSEPKYYPTHQVVETKPSTLNRQEWGLKAPIPRKVKSRYLIYNDLDTLERITTFETNAGSQWNRLRFQEMRLAPSYNPGKANPLFEGTSSPADKQAPLSSLMGVSEEKVDSSTKKLSQKSSALQALRKDFKLWMLNRDPEALKNKTFTAKDMNENAMQFLNERFGSHSQLEIRKDAFKGVIGSGGLTYTLGGKLLNSPNGVIQKTIVPGRFLNLDGNDRLAAIGGFVANASSSTPMTSQVAYNMGDFVRELTFPFDVQKVSVDENGKIMMKAQVISGLSQRMRGKIQGRSYQQRPIKTNKSSSPAVSPIDPKMQADELLNILLSNFN; via the coding sequence ATGTCGTCATCACAACTGGCGCAGCTCCTGAGAGGCTCGCGGCTTTCGCATGTGCCTCGGAGCTCTAAACCATTTGTTTCTTCTGAACCGAAGTACTATCCAACACATCAAGTTGTGGAGACTAAGCCGTCGACACTGAATCGGCAAGAGTGGGGGCTTAAGGCTCCCATCCCTCGTAAAGTCAAATCACGGTATCTGATTTACAACGACCTAGATACTCTGGAACGGATTACCACTTTTGAGACTAACGCAGGCTCACAATGGAACAGACTGAGATTTCAAGAGATGCGACTGGCCCCCTCGTACAACCCTGGGAAGGCCAATCCCCTGTTTGAGGGCACATCGTCTCCTGCCGACAAGCAGGCTCCATTGTCGTCACTGATGGGTGTTAGCGAAGAAAAGGTAGACTCTTCTACCAAGAAGTTGAGTCAAAAAAGTTCAGCTCTTCAGGCTTTGCGTAAGGACTTCAAACTGTGGATGTTGAACAGAGATCCTGAAGCTTTAAAGAATAAGACCTTCACTGCCAAAGATATGAATGAGAACGCTATGCAGTTCTTGAACGAGCGTTTTGGATCTCATTCGCAATTAGAAATTAGAAAAGATGCCTTCAAAGGGGTAATTGGTAGCGGTGGCTTGACCTATACTCTTGGTGGCAAGTTACTGAACTCGCCCAATGGTGTTATACAAAAGACTATTGTTCCTGGCAGGTTCTTGAACTTAGATGGTAATGATAGATTGGCAGCTATCGGTGGATTCGTTGCTAATGCTTCCTCTTCTACTCCTATGACCTCTCAAGTTGCGTATAACATGGGTGACTTTGTCAGGGAGTTGACTTTCCCATTTgatgttcaaaaagtttcagTGGATGAGAATGGCAAAATTATGATGAAGGCTCAAGTTATCAGCGGATTAAGTCAAAGAATGAGAGGTAAGATTCAAGGAAGAAGTTACCAACAACGTCCAATAAAGACAAATAAATCGTCTTCACCAGCTGTAAGTCCGATCGATCCAAAAATGCAAGCGGACGAATTGTTAAATATCCTTTTATCGAATTTCAACTAA
- the HIS3 gene encoding imidazoleglycerol-phosphate dehydratase HIS3 (similar to Saccharomyces cerevisiae HIS3 (YOR202W); ancestral locus Anc_8.612), producing MGSRKALVNRITNETKIQVLISIDGGHIALENSILNNESNQAKTNAKDVAAQNTNSQVINIQTGVGFLDHMIHALAKHSGWSLLVECVGDLHIDDHHTTEDCGIALGEAFKQALGQVRGVKRFGTGFAPLDEALSRAVVDLSNRPYAVVSLGLKREKIGDLSCEMIPHFLESFIEAARLTVHIDCLRGFNDHHRSESAFKALAVALREALAPNGTNDVPSTKGVLM from the coding sequence ATGGGTTCACGCAAGGCGTTAGTTAACCGTATAACAAACGAAACCAAGATACAAGTATTAATCTCCATTGATGGTGGACACATTGCCCTAGAGAACTCGATTTTAAACAACGAATCCAATCAGGCCAAAACCAACGCAAAAGATGTGGCTGCTCAAAACACTAACAGCCAAGTGATAAATATTCAAACAGGCGTTGGATTTTTGGACCATATGATTCACGCGTTGGCAAAGCATTCTGGTTGGTCGTTGCTAGTCGAATGTGTCGGTGATTTGCATATAGATGATCATCATACAACAGAGGATTGTGGTATCGCACTTGGCGAAGCATTCAAGCAAGCCTTAGGTCAAGTACGTGGTGTCAAGAGATTTGGAACAGGCTTTGCCCCTCTAGATGAAGCATTGTCGAGAGCTGTCGTTGATCTGTCAAATAGACCATACGCCGTTGTAAGCCTTGGACTgaagagagagaaaattGGTGATCTTTCATGCGAGATGATTCCACATTTCCTTGAAAGCTTTATCGAAGCTGCAAGATTAACCGTTCATATTGACTGTTTGAGAGGATTCAACGATCACCACAGAAGTGAAAGTGCATTCAAAGCATTAGCTGTAGCTCTAAGAGAAGCACTGGCGCCAAATGGTACAAATGATGTTCCATCTACCAAAGGTGTCTTGATGTGA
- the MRM1 gene encoding Mrm1p (similar to Saccharomyces cerevisiae MRM1 (YOR201C); ancestral locus Anc_8.611) produces the protein MLHQKCGSAISFKRLLAVRSTSRRPNNQTSFDKKMPVMGREKAWEKAGEDKEAWFKRKYAHVHAKEKVLEKQDPFGKKKAHMEKLNRIQNDMKSDQKEHKSRFVKRSATQGLQVNPLLEYVCGTNAVLAALLGNKREYFTRLLYFGTLPPEIQKLAKEKTIRTEPTDKHRLNLLTNYSVHNNVALETKPLQPTEISHLQLCNPESAEFHFSELLFEGELKARQSSYISNAQKKFPLGVYLDEVMDPHNIGAIIRSAYFLGADFIVMSRKNCAPLSPTVSKTSSGALELMPIYYVDRPLSFFSKSQEEGGWMFVTSCLTSANAKDQKYMGGKTLSLDDLRGMCNKLPVVLVVGNECNGVRTNLRMRSDFFVEIPYGRATDEITSPVDSLNVSVATALLLNSLLTN, from the coding sequence ATGCTTCATCAGAAATGTGGGTCCGCAATAAGTTTCAAACGGCTGTTAGCTGTCCGCTCTACAAGCAGAAGGCCAAATAACCAGACCAGTTTTGACAAGAAAATGCCTGTAATGGGCAGAGAGAAAGCTTGGGAAAAGGCTGGCGAGGACAAGGAGGCATGGTTTAAGAGAAAATACGCTCATGTTcatgcaaaagaaaaagtattGGAGAAACAAGATCCATTTGGCAAGAAAAAGGCTCATATGGAGAAGTTGAACAGGATTCAGAACGACATGAAAAGTGATCAAAAAGAGCACAAAAGTCGATTTGTAAAACGTAGTGCTACACAGGGACTACAAGTAAATCCTCTGCTGGAGTACGTTTGCGGAACGAATGCTGTGTTAGCTGCATTGCTCGGCAACAAAAGAGAATACTTCACAAGACTTTTATATTTTGGGACATTACCGCCAGAAATACAAAAATTGGCAAAAGAGAAAACCATTCGGACAGAACCTACAGACAAGCATAGACTGAATCTTTTAACCAATTATTCTGTGCATAACAATGTTGCTCTTGAAACAAAACCTTTACAACCAACAGAGATATCACATTTGCAACTTTGTAATCCAGAAAGTGCCGAATTTCACTTTAGCGAGCTTCTGTTTGAAGGTGAACTCAAAGCTCGACAGTCGTCATATATTAGCAATGCACAAAAAAAGTTCCCGTTGGGTGTCTATTTGGATGAGGTTATGGATCCCCATAATATTGGTGCCATCATTAGAAGTGCATATTTTTTGGGTGCCGACTTTATAGTCATGTCGAGAAAAAATTGTGCACCATTGTCTCCTACAGTTTCAAAAACCAGCAGTGGTGCGCTAGAGTTGATGCCAATATACTATGTTGACAGGCCTctgagttttttttctaaatCCCAAGAAGAGGGCGGATGGATGTTTGTTACAAGTTGTTTGACAAGCGCAAATGCCAAAGACCAAAAATACATGGGAGGTAAAACTTTATCGTTGGACGATTTACGTGGTATGTGTAATAAACTGCCCGTTGTATTGGTAGTGGGAAATGAATGCAACGGAGTAAGAACTAATCTTAGAATGAGAagtgatttttttgtagaGATACCCTATGGCAGAGCAACAGACGAAATAACCTCGCCAGTTGATTCCTTGAATGTAAGCGTTGCAACAGCTTTACTTCTGAATAGTTTGCTCACCAACTAG
- the IDI1 gene encoding isopentenyl-diphosphate delta-isomerase IDI1 (similar to Saccharomyces cerevisiae IDI1 (YPL117C); ancestral locus Anc_8.610): MSKYAKLVEGLTGTEILEKFPDVIPLQKRPNTKSSESSSDDVSDKVFSGHDEEQIRLMNENCIVLDWNDEAIGAGTKKLCHLMSNIEKGLLHRAFSAFVFNNEKKLLLQQRASEKITFPDLWTNTCCSHPLCVDDEIGLEGSLEVKVEGAITAAVRKLDHELGIPQEETLKNGKFHFLNRIHYMAPSNDPWGEHEIDYILFYKLNDAQQLTVDPNLNEVRDFEWVDAETLKAMFKDPSLKFTPWFKLICESYLFKWWDQLDNLTSVENDTKIHRML; encoded by the coding sequence ATGTCAAAATATGCTAAGCTAGTAGAAGGCTTGACTGGAACAGagattttggaaaagtttCCAGACGTGATACCTCTGCAAAAAAGGCCTAACACTAAATCAAGTGAGTCGAGTTCGGATGACGTTAGCGATAAGGTGTTCTCAGGCCATGACGAGGAGCAGATAAGGCTCATGAATGAAAATTGCATTGTTTTGGACTGGAACGACGAGGCAATTGGCGCTGGCACAAAGAAATTGTGCCATTTAATGagcaatattgaaaagggACTGTTGCATCGTGCGTTCTCTGCATTCGTATTCAAcaatgagaaaaaattgcTGTTGCAACAGCGGGCCTCCGAGAAGATTACGTTTCCAGATCTGTGGACAAACACTTGTTGTTCCCATCCGCTGTGTGTTGATGACGAGATAGGTTTGGAGGGAAGTCTGGAGGTGAAAGTTGAAGGTGCTATTACTGCGGCTGTCAGAAAATTGGACCACGAATTGGGTATTCCGCAAGAAGAAACtctgaaaaatggtaaatttcatttcttgaACCGAATCCACTATATGGCACCCAGTAACGATCCATGGGGTGAGCACGAAATTGATTACATTCTGTTCTATAAGCTGAATGATGCGCAGCAACTAACCGTGGACCCCAACTTGAATGAGGTGCGTGATTTTGAATGGGTCGATGCTGAAACTTTAAAGGCAATGTTCAAGGATCCAAGCTTGAAATTTACACCATGGTTCAAACTGATCTGCGAAAGCTATTTATTTAAATGGTGGGATCAACTTGATAACTTAACTTCAGTGGAAAACGATACCAAAATTCACAGAATGCTTTAA
- the BFR1 gene encoding Bfr1p (similar to Saccharomyces cerevisiae BFR1 (YOR198C); ancestral locus Anc_8.609), with the protein MSSQQQHHKYKRPDVSVRDKKLEVLNAQLKKVDTEISSLRKQIDQNQVNDATQQERKKLQDQTKEIIKTQAELKTRRNAIHDSIKQLDSQMKRKTNEINEKLGRKAKFSTPQEVKQRLAEIEDSISSGNLSLVDEKMLVKEMQSLNKLNKDLVAIEPIKKSVDQDKAKIVALKEELNQLNPREVAAKFETTQEKLNTLVSKSQTVYDKRQTLYNKRSALYNKRDEIYSQIKQIRADFDNEFQAFKQKLEKERLKREEDQKLSKLLEEKDGQLGKLQEKLSHAKQPAFTFEIEAIENALLSLDPTYEKPKKNVFGELEETKKPESQPVKAVVADDLVLVSNEKEQSNYSNTAPSKSKKHKKKQKSAASATSITDNGRFSLEPTLIAMLAELDVIVPISKEEVPKAIEQLKHKHENFLAKQDEQTDKNISEVEKEIEKLELGYSKKEEQIKKELEAKRVQEKQDDKENN; encoded by the coding sequence ATGTCTTCTCAACAGCAGCATCATAAGTACAAGAGACCAGATGTCTCTGTCAGAGACAAAAAACTAGAGGTGTTGAACGCTCAATTGAAGAAGGTCGACACCGAGATTTCCTCTTTGAGAAAGCAGATCGATCAGAATCAAGTCAATGATGCCACGCAacaagaaaggaaaaagttGCAAGATCAGACGAAGGAGATTATCAAGACACAGGCTGAATTGAAGACTCGCAGAAATGCTATTCACGATAGTATCAAGCAATTGGATTCtcaaatgaagagaaagacCAATGAgatcaatgaaaaactggGTAGAAAGGCAAAATTTTCTACTCCACAGGAGGTAAAACAGAGACTAGCTGAGATTGAGGACTCTATTTCATCTGGCAATCTGTCTTTGGTGGATGAGAAAATGCTCGTTAAGGAGATGCAATCCTTGAATAAGCTTAACAAGGATCTCGTGGCTATTGAACCCATTAAGAAATCCGTGGATCAAGACAAGGCCAAGATTGTTGCTTTGaaggaagaattgaatcaattgaaCCCAAGAGAAGTTGCTGCTAAATTCGAAACTACCCAAGAGAAGTTGAATACGCTGGTCTCCAAGTCGCAAACCGTTTACGATAAGAGACAGACTTTGTATAACAAGCGTTCTGCTTTATACAACAAACGTGATGAAATCTACTCTcaaataaaacaaattagAGCTGATTTCGATAACGAGTTCCAAGCTTTCAAGCAAAAATTGGAGAAAGAACGTTTGAAGCGTGAAGAGGATCAAAAGTTGTCCAAATTGCTTGAGGAGAAAGATGGCCAATTAGGTAAattgcaagaaaaattgagtcATGCCAAGCAACCAGCATTCAcgtttgaaattgaagcaattgAGAATGCATTGTTGTCCTTAGATCCAACCTATGAAAAACCAAAGAAAAACGTTTTTGGTGAACTTGAAGAAACCAAGAAACCTGAATCCCAACCTGTTAAAGCTGTTGTGGCTGATGACTTGGTCCTTGTCTCAAACGAAAAGGAGCAATCAAACTACTCCAATACCGCTCCATCAAAGTCTAAGAAACAtaagaagaagcaaaagTCCGCTGCTTCCGCCACTTCTATTACTGACAATGGAAGGTTCAGCTTAGAGCCAACTTTGATTGCCATGCTTGCTGAACTAGATGTTATTGTTCCAATCtctaaagaagaagttcCAAAAGCAATCGAACAATTAAAGCACAAGcacgaaaattttttggctAAGCAAGATGAACAAACCGATAAGAACATTTCTGAAGtagagaaagaaattgaaaaattg